The Vibrio rhizosphaerae genome contains the following window.
AACCTGTCGTGGGATTACCTGAAGTAAGTGTTCAGCAAAATGAAGCCATAAAAAAGGGCATTGAATGCCCTTTTTTTGTCGTAAGACGCAGCCTGTTATCACGCTGACCGCTGTTATTGGTTTTACCAGCCTTTGACAACACCGTCATTGAAGATTTTCATCGCAGCCTGATAAACTTCATCTGTCTGATAGGCTTTGACGAAGTTTTGCACGTTTTGGTCATTGACGTTATTTTCACGTGCGACGATCAGGTTCACATATGGTGATTCTTTGTCTTCGACAAAAAGACCATCTTTTTCTGGAGAGAGGTGCAGTTGGCTGGCAAAGGTTGTATTGATGATTGCAATCGTCACATCATCCAGTGAACGTGGCAGTTGGGCTGCATCTAATTCAAGGATTTCTAACTGCTTTGGATTCTTGACAATATCTTGCACTGTGGCTTTTAGACCAACACCATCACGTAAGGTAATCAGACCTTGCTGTTGAAGGAGAATCAATGAGCGGCCAAGGTTGGTTGGATCATTCGGAACCGCAATTCGGTCACCTGCTTTCAGAGCATCAACCGATTTGATTGTTTTGGAATATCCGGCAATCGGGTAAACGAACGTCTTGCCAGCAATCTTTAATTTGTAGCCACGGTCTGCAATTTGCTGGTCCAGATAGGGTTTGTGCTGGAATGCGTTTACATCAACAGAACCATCATCAAGTGCAGCATTAGGCGTGACATAATCAGTAAATGTGACCAGCTCGACATCGAGGTTATATTTATCTTTTGCCACTTTCTTAGCAACTTCGGCAACCTGAGTTTCTGCCCCGGCAATGACACCTACTTTGATTTTGTTATTATCGGCAGTTTTATCGCCACAACTGGCCAGCACGAGTGCTGAAGCTGCCGTCGCAATCGTTAGTAAACCCTTTAGACTTAATTTCATGT
Protein-coding sequences here:
- a CDS encoding MetQ/NlpA family lipoprotein yields the protein MKLSLKGLLTIATAASALVLASCGDKTADNNKIKVGVIAGAETQVAEVAKKVAKDKYNLDVELVTFTDYVTPNAALDDGSVDVNAFQHKPYLDQQIADRGYKLKIAGKTFVYPIAGYSKTIKSVDALKAGDRIAVPNDPTNLGRSLILLQQQGLITLRDGVGLKATVQDIVKNPKQLEILELDAAQLPRSLDDVTIAIINTTFASQLHLSPEKDGLFVEDKESPYVNLIVARENNVNDQNVQNFVKAYQTDEVYQAAMKIFNDGVVKGW